Proteins from one Candidatus Desulfovibrio trichonymphae genomic window:
- a CDS encoding uracil-xanthine permease family protein, producing the protein MENKPSPPQPVSELIYPLDANPPFGVTVLAAVQHILAMIIGVMTPPLIVANAFGAPADAVAYLVSISLFFAGASIIVQVSRPFGIGSGMLNVQATSFAFPATLISIGMAFMQTQGMTWDETLCTLFGVCFVGSFWLTLGAYAIVYLRKIITHTVAGVTVLMIGVSLVKVGAVDLGGGFASMKAGTYGNLSNLLLGGIVILSVVFVNRLKNPIFRMCSLVLGMGMGFLAAIIMGKVDWSILTSPRSYFMVPVPFKFGFFGFDWEAFGICSFIFLVLIIEAIGDITATASVSEQPTRGSVYRSRLKGGILCGGVFSALAAVFGGFPQITFAQNNGVIQLSGVASRKVGRFCGVLFMLFAIFPVVVVIFELLPRPVLGGALVVLFGTIATSGIRILAENGVNRRESIVIATAIGVGLVSMLTPDIFANMPQFFKIFFYSPVVSGGVTAMIVHQILPKPPIVAEEDEEDEAEAHPIQEMYIKELREEER; encoded by the coding sequence ATGGAAAACAAGCCGTCACCTCCACAACCTGTCAGCGAACTTATCTATCCTTTGGATGCCAATCCGCCTTTTGGCGTAACCGTGCTTGCCGCCGTCCAGCACATCCTGGCCATGATCATCGGCGTTATGACGCCACCGCTGATTGTGGCGAACGCTTTCGGAGCTCCTGCTGACGCTGTGGCCTACCTTGTCAGTATATCGCTCTTTTTTGCGGGAGCGAGTATTATTGTACAGGTAAGCCGACCTTTCGGCATCGGCTCCGGCATGCTCAACGTGCAGGCCACTTCCTTTGCCTTTCCTGCCACGCTTATCTCCATAGGCATGGCCTTTATGCAGACTCAGGGCATGACCTGGGACGAAACCCTGTGTACCCTTTTCGGCGTCTGCTTTGTCGGCTCTTTCTGGTTGACTTTGGGCGCGTACGCCATCGTATATCTGCGCAAGATAATCACTCACACCGTTGCCGGTGTTACCGTGCTCATGATCGGCGTTTCCCTTGTCAAGGTGGGCGCGGTTGATCTTGGCGGCGGTTTTGCTTCCATGAAAGCCGGCACCTACGGCAATTTGAGCAATCTTTTGCTGGGAGGCATCGTTATTTTGTCCGTGGTGTTTGTCAACCGTCTGAAAAATCCTATTTTCCGCATGTGCTCGCTGGTGCTTGGTATGGGCATGGGTTTTCTGGCTGCAATAATCATGGGCAAGGTAGACTGGAGCATTTTAACCAGTCCGCGCAGCTATTTTATGGTGCCCGTGCCCTTCAAATTTGGCTTCTTCGGCTTTGACTGGGAAGCCTTCGGGATATGTTCCTTCATCTTCCTTGTGCTCATTATTGAGGCCATTGGCGACATTACGGCAACAGCCTCAGTGTCGGAGCAGCCCACGCGCGGCTCCGTATACCGCAGCCGTCTTAAGGGCGGCATATTGTGCGGCGGCGTGTTCTCGGCCCTGGCTGCCGTGTTTGGCGGTTTCCCACAGATTACCTTTGCCCAGAATAATGGCGTTATTCAGCTTTCAGGCGTTGCCAGCCGCAAGGTTGGTCGTTTTTGCGGTGTGCTGTTCATGCTGTTTGCCATCTTCCCGGTGGTGGTGGTAATATTTGAACTGTTGCCGCGTCCGGTGCTTGGCGGGGCACTGGTTGTGCTGTTTGGCACCATTGCCACCTCAGGCATACGCATTTTGGCGGAAAATGGCGTGAACAGGCGTGAAAGCATTGTCATTGCCACGGCTATCGGTGTTGGGCTTGTTTCTATGTTGACGCCCGATATTTTTGCCAACATGCCGCAGTTCTTTAAAATATTCTTTTATTCCCCGGTGGTTTCGGGCGGCGTTACAGCCATGATTGTACACCAGATATTGCCCAAGCCGCCGATTGTTGCTGAGGAAGATGAAGAAGACGAGGCCGAGGCCCATCCTATTCAGGAAATGTACATCAAAGAACTCAGGGAAGAAGAGCGTTGA
- a CDS encoding FAD-dependent oxidoreductase, translating into MASDHMHGLSAEQLLKWILDDLERGSVFGIVKDLFFIPKADDPFRMKRYNVTLETPLGVAAGPHSQMAQNIVAAWFCGARYMELKTVQVLDAITVTKPCIDMEDEGYNCEWSQELSLDNSYDEYLKAWILLHILHHRMGFVGKPGMIFNMSVGYSMEGILNPKVQRFLDSMQDASKDVQAIKQRLAPLYPAVADIDIPGCISDNLTISCMHGCPPDEVEKITLYFIKECKLNTTLKMNPTLLGPNCLRGILNNTLGYKVEVPDIAFEHDLPYEEALRIIKSCREAGVRVGKPFSIKLTNTLETINAEQNLPDSEKMVYMSGRSLHPLSIAVAERLQKDFAGGLDISFCAGVDALNVADTLACGFTPITMCSDLLKPGGYGRLAQYIFNLRQALKDAKANSIEAFIVSRAKAGGHKSAILKNLEAYATQVTAESSRYAKAGGSGDVKNSCPLPVLDCAAAPCMSACPAQQPVPAYLAHAASGDLDGALKAVYTTNPFPNVLGKMCNQVCRSKCMRGHYDEGLHIRDIKRCAAEQSKGKAVKPAPFNGRMVAVVGGGVAGLTCAYYLALSGCKVSVYEATDALGGYILSKMTREAERIAKDVDAILALGVKVHINHRVDEAMDKLKASCSAVYNATTGSRLSLVESVGCGRRAAMDILSRLEIIPLVQSTHSTGLDYTALRAKQAYRVAPHGKTTACENAAEEADRCLQCDRYCGICVSVCPNRANVLFASQIRSYPMQEAVRAKEGVRIVTVAQGSVRLPWQVVNLGDFCNECGNCEAFCPSMDAPYRIKYRLHLSEKSFSADQNGLLRLSATVTEGKRQGENFSLCAEPDVYVYKDRHMRVKLDRLSLAALEVELLDKKASSASLLQAVQAVIFSELTAGTSTVCAALQ; encoded by the coding sequence ATGGCCAGCGATCACATGCACGGCTTGAGCGCTGAACAGTTGCTGAAATGGATTTTGGACGATCTTGAAAGAGGTTCTGTTTTCGGTATCGTAAAAGACCTCTTCTTTATCCCCAAGGCTGATGACCCTTTCCGCATGAAGCGGTATAATGTCACCTTGGAAACCCCGCTGGGCGTGGCCGCCGGCCCACATAGCCAGATGGCCCAGAACATCGTCGCCGCGTGGTTCTGCGGAGCGCGTTACATGGAACTGAAAACCGTGCAGGTGCTTGATGCAATCACGGTGACAAAGCCCTGTATTGATATGGAAGATGAAGGCTACAACTGTGAGTGGTCGCAGGAGCTTAGCCTTGATAACAGCTATGACGAGTATCTGAAGGCCTGGATTTTGCTGCACATCCTGCACCACCGTATGGGCTTTGTGGGTAAACCCGGCATGATTTTCAACATGAGCGTCGGCTACAGTATGGAGGGTATTTTAAACCCGAAAGTGCAGCGTTTTTTGGACAGCATGCAGGATGCTTCCAAAGATGTGCAGGCCATAAAGCAGCGACTTGCACCGCTTTACCCCGCTGTGGCTGATATTGATATCCCGGGCTGCATTAGTGATAACCTTACCATTTCCTGTATGCACGGCTGCCCGCCCGATGAGGTGGAAAAAATAACCCTGTATTTCATTAAAGAGTGCAAACTCAACACCACGCTCAAGATGAACCCCACCCTGCTTGGGCCAAACTGTCTGCGCGGTATTTTGAACAACACATTGGGTTATAAAGTGGAAGTGCCGGACATTGCCTTTGAGCACGACCTTCCTTACGAGGAAGCCCTGCGCATCATCAAAAGCTGCCGCGAGGCCGGAGTAAGGGTCGGCAAGCCGTTCTCTATCAAGCTTACCAACACCCTTGAAACCATAAATGCGGAGCAAAATCTGCCGGACAGTGAAAAAATGGTCTACATGAGCGGCAGGTCTTTGCATCCCCTCTCCATTGCCGTGGCTGAGCGTCTGCAAAAAGACTTTGCCGGCGGTCTGGATATTTCTTTCTGTGCAGGCGTGGATGCGTTGAATGTGGCTGACACCCTTGCCTGCGGCTTCACTCCGATCACCATGTGTTCTGACCTTCTGAAACCCGGTGGATACGGACGCTTGGCGCAGTATATCTTTAACTTGCGCCAGGCATTGAAGGATGCCAAGGCCAACAGCATTGAAGCCTTTATTGTAAGCAGGGCCAAGGCCGGCGGGCACAAGTCAGCCATACTGAAAAATCTTGAAGCCTATGCAACGCAGGTTACCGCAGAAAGCTCACGCTACGCCAAGGCCGGCGGTTCCGGAGATGTGAAAAACTCTTGTCCGTTGCCGGTACTTGACTGCGCTGCCGCGCCCTGCATGAGCGCCTGCCCTGCACAGCAGCCCGTGCCCGCCTATCTTGCACATGCGGCATCAGGTGATCTGGATGGTGCACTTAAGGCCGTTTATACCACCAACCCTTTCCCGAATGTGCTCGGCAAGATGTGCAATCAGGTCTGCAGATCAAAGTGCATGCGCGGTCATTACGATGAAGGTTTGCACATTCGCGATATCAAGCGCTGCGCGGCAGAGCAGAGTAAGGGCAAAGCCGTAAAGCCGGCTCCTTTCAACGGGCGCATGGTCGCCGTGGTCGGCGGTGGGGTAGCCGGGCTTACCTGTGCGTACTATCTGGCGCTTTCCGGCTGCAAGGTCAGCGTGTATGAGGCAACCGACGCACTCGGCGGGTATATTCTGAGTAAGATGACCCGCGAGGCAGAGCGTATTGCCAAGGATGTAGACGCCATATTGGCCCTTGGGGTGAAGGTGCACATCAATCACCGTGTAGATGAAGCAATGGACAAGCTCAAAGCATCCTGCTCAGCTGTGTACAACGCGACTACAGGAAGCAGACTTTCTCTGGTTGAATCAGTAGGTTGCGGCAGGCGTGCGGCAATGGACATTTTATCCAGATTGGAAATTATTCCGCTGGTCCAATCCACACACAGCACAGGTCTTGATTACACTGCCCTGCGCGCAAAGCAGGCATATCGTGTTGCGCCTCACGGTAAAACCACAGCTTGTGAGAACGCAGCCGAAGAAGCGGATCGCTGTCTTCAGTGCGATCGTTACTGCGGTATCTGCGTTAGTGTGTGTCCCAACAGGGCAAATGTGCTGTTTGCTTCGCAAATACGCTCATACCCCATGCAGGAGGCCGTGCGCGCCAAGGAAGGAGTGCGCATAGTTACCGTAGCTCAGGGGAGCGTGCGTCTGCCCTGGCAGGTGGTGAATCTGGGTGATTTCTGCAACGAATGTGGCAACTGTGAGGCCTTTTGCCCCTCTATGGATGCGCCTTATCGCATAAAATACCGTCTGCACCTCTCGGAAAAATCCTTTTCTGCAGATCAAAACGGCCTTTTGCGCCTCTCAGCCACAGTCACCGAAGGCAAGCGTCAGGGCGAGAACTTTAGTCTGTGCGCTGAACCTGACGTGTATGTCTACAAAGACAGGCATATGCGCGTGAAGCTCGACAGGCTTAGTCTTGCCGCGCTTGAAGTGGAACTTCTAGACAAAAAAGCCTCATCCGCTTCGCTTTTGCAGGCCGTTCAGGCGGTCATTTTTTCAGAACTCACGGCTGGCACATCCACTGTATGCGCGGCCTTACAATAA
- a CDS encoding amidohydrolase family protein has product MLYLRNARYLDSVTFAFFEGNIAVEEGKNGDIRLDVVIPPLPERNVGDREFDCKGQLVMRALSCGHHHIYSILSRGMPPLPRTPQNFNEMLELVWWRLDKCLDNDMTYASALAAGLFMAKNGVVFCIDHHASPLAADGSLSAISKAFEQIGIGHLLCHETSDRDGIDIAMKSLAEHERFFAAGGKGHVGLHASFTVSDDTLKAAVALAQQYDTGIHIHVAEARSDQKHCLATYGKTVVQRMKDAGVLDMPKTILGHCVHVSEEDKAILAASPVWIAQNVESNMNNNVGLGDYSFSKNVMFGTDGMHSDMIRSAQAAYFTGVMTEGQTLDGAYKRLRNVHRHTALHGPVGDGANNLIIFNYDSPTPLIPDLSHGNVLGHFFYGLSAKNVSTVVSRGKIIVENCRLVSGDEEEILAAACEQGKRLWEKLR; this is encoded by the coding sequence ATGCTATACTTACGCAATGCCAGATATCTCGACAGTGTCACCTTTGCCTTTTTTGAGGGCAACATTGCCGTGGAAGAAGGCAAAAACGGCGACATACGCTTGGACGTGGTCATTCCGCCCTTGCCGGAACGTAACGTGGGTGATCGCGAGTTCGATTGCAAGGGGCAACTCGTCATGCGGGCCCTTTCCTGCGGTCATCATCATATCTATTCCATACTCTCACGGGGTATGCCGCCCCTGCCAAGAACACCGCAGAACTTCAACGAAATGCTGGAGCTTGTGTGGTGGCGGCTCGACAAGTGCCTTGATAACGACATGACCTATGCCTCGGCACTGGCTGCCGGACTTTTTATGGCAAAGAACGGCGTGGTTTTTTGCATTGACCACCATGCCTCGCCGCTGGCGGCTGACGGCTCCCTTTCAGCCATATCCAAGGCTTTTGAGCAAATCGGCATAGGGCATCTGCTCTGCCACGAGACCTCTGACCGTGACGGCATAGACATTGCCATGAAAAGCCTTGCCGAGCACGAGCGTTTCTTTGCCGCAGGCGGCAAAGGGCATGTGGGGCTGCATGCCTCCTTCACCGTGTCCGACGACACATTAAAAGCCGCCGTTGCCCTGGCGCAGCAGTACGATACCGGCATTCACATCCATGTGGCCGAGGCCAGGTCCGATCAGAAACACTGCCTTGCCACCTACGGCAAAACAGTGGTGCAGCGGATGAAGGATGCGGGCGTGCTGGATATGCCCAAAACCATTCTGGGGCATTGCGTGCATGTGAGTGAGGAAGACAAGGCCATCTTGGCCGCCTCGCCTGTCTGGATAGCCCAGAATGTCGAATCCAACATGAACAATAACGTGGGGCTTGGCGATTACAGCTTCAGCAAAAACGTCATGTTCGGCACAGACGGCATGCATTCCGACATGATTCGCTCTGCCCAGGCAGCCTATTTCACAGGCGTGATGACAGAAGGGCAAACTCTTGACGGGGCTTACAAGCGTTTGCGCAACGTCCACCGCCACACTGCTTTGCACGGGCCTGTGGGCGATGGGGCCAACAATCTCATAATTTTTAATTACGACAGTCCGACTCCGCTTATACCGGACTTGTCCCACGGCAACGTGCTTGGGCACTTCTTTTACGGTCTTTCGGCAAAAAACGTCAGCACTGTGGTGAGCCGGGGCAAAATTATTGTGGAAAATTGCCGGCTTGTCAGTGGCGATGAAGAAGAAATTTTAGCCGCAGCCTGCGAGCAGGGCAAGCGGCTGTGGGAAAAGTTGAGGTAG
- the hydA gene encoding dihydropyrimidinase, with protein MKILIRNGTVVTPNETVETDLLLAEGRIIALGHALSTDGAVMVDASGRYVLPGGVDIHTHIIFDIDATGPDTYFAGTMPAACGGTTTIVDHMAFMPEGRALEQHIAAHRALAENKAAVDYGFHAVMQNRDEASLQRLKSLPEQGYTSIKAYMTYDNRLDDEALFKLLRRTNELDMLCAVHAENHDITTLLRAECKAKGLGEPKWHAKSCPAHTEAEAVSRVLHLAAMADDATVYIAHVSSALGLAEIRKARAQGQKNIFVETCTQYLTLTEERYCDKEKGLNYIMSPPLRTQADVDALWQGLINGEIQTIATDHCSFTTADKARGRGDFTRCPGGAPGIEERFSLLFSEGVAKGRLSLNAFATLIAANPAKLTGLYPKKGALVPGSDADFIILDPGFNPATEYTLSASDLHGPSDYSVYEGFKLTGRIEAVYLRGSCIVHNSTYLGKPGDGQFMQRGRNMFPG; from the coding sequence ATGAAAATCCTGATCAGAAACGGAACAGTGGTAACGCCCAATGAGACAGTGGAAACGGATCTGCTGCTTGCAGAAGGTCGAATTATCGCCCTAGGCCACGCTCTTAGTACTGACGGGGCAGTAATGGTGGACGCTTCCGGCAGGTACGTGCTGCCCGGTGGTGTGGACATACACACACATATAATTTTTGATATCGATGCAACCGGCCCGGACACCTACTTTGCCGGTACCATGCCCGCTGCCTGCGGCGGCACCACCACCATTGTGGATCACATGGCCTTCATGCCCGAAGGCCGCGCCCTTGAGCAGCATATAGCGGCACACCGCGCCCTTGCCGAAAACAAGGCCGCCGTGGATTACGGCTTTCATGCCGTCATGCAAAACCGTGATGAGGCGAGCCTACAACGCCTTAAGTCTTTGCCCGAGCAGGGTTACACATCCATCAAGGCTTATATGACCTATGATAATCGCCTGGACGATGAGGCTCTGTTCAAACTTTTGCGGCGAACCAATGAACTTGACATGCTGTGCGCGGTACACGCCGAAAATCACGATATAACTACCTTGTTGCGTGCCGAATGTAAGGCCAAAGGCCTTGGTGAACCGAAATGGCACGCCAAAAGCTGCCCGGCACACACAGAGGCCGAGGCCGTAAGCCGCGTGCTGCATCTGGCGGCTATGGCTGACGATGCCACCGTGTACATTGCGCATGTATCATCGGCCCTGGGCCTTGCTGAAATACGCAAGGCCAGGGCGCAAGGGCAGAAGAATATCTTTGTGGAAACCTGTACGCAGTATCTTACCCTTACAGAAGAACGTTATTGCGATAAGGAAAAGGGCCTTAACTACATCATGTCCCCGCCGTTACGCACGCAGGCGGATGTGGATGCTCTCTGGCAAGGTTTGATAAACGGCGAAATACAAACTATCGCCACGGATCATTGTTCCTTTACAACGGCAGACAAGGCGCGTGGGCGCGGCGACTTCACCCGCTGCCCCGGCGGCGCGCCCGGAATTGAAGAACGCTTTTCCCTGCTGTTTTCCGAAGGCGTTGCCAAGGGCCGACTTTCCCTGAACGCCTTTGCCACCCTTATTGCCGCAAATCCGGCAAAACTCACCGGGCTGTATCCGAAAAAAGGCGCCCTCGTGCCAGGTTCCGATGCAGATTTTATTATTCTGGATCCAGGGTTCAACCCAGCAACCGAATACACCTTGTCGGCCTCAGACCTGCATGGCCCCTCGGATTATTCTGTCTATGAGGGCTTTAAGCTCACAGGCCGTATTGAAGCGGTGTATTTACGCGGTAGCTGTATCGTTCACAACAGCACCTATCTGGGTAAGCCCGGCGACGGGCAGTTTATGCAGCGGGGGCGCAACATGTTTCCAGGTTGA
- the ygeW gene encoding knotted carbamoyltransferase YgeW, whose amino-acid sequence MDRTRIREMIKNLTQLDYSKMYMHDFLETWHKNDDEIAATFKVADILRGLREAGIAPRIFDSGLGISLFRDNSTRTRFSFASACNLLGLTVQDMDEGKSQIAHGETVRETANMVSFMAETIGIRDDMFIGKGNAYMREVSAALEEGYRVGVLEQRPTVVDLQCDIDHPTQCMADMLHIINYYGGVDKLKGKKIAMTWAYSPSYGKPLSVPQGVIGLMTRFGMDVTLAHPKGYDVMSAVESIAAENARASGCTYKRTHSMEDAFEGADIVYPKSWAPYAAMEKRSDLYTKGDQDGIKKLEKELLAQNTNFKKWECTEKLMKSTSKGQALYMHCLPADITGVSCKEGEVEASVFDRYRVPMYREASYKPYIIAAMILLARKADPADTLMRLLDSGAQRIK is encoded by the coding sequence ATGGATCGCACCCGTATTCGCGAAATGATCAAAAATCTGACCCAGCTTGACTATAGCAAAATGTACATGCACGACTTTCTGGAAACCTGGCACAAAAACGACGACGAAATTGCCGCCACATTCAAGGTCGCCGACATCTTGCGCGGTCTGCGTGAAGCGGGCATTGCCCCGCGCATTTTTGACTCTGGCCTTGGCATTTCGCTCTTTCGCGACAATTCCACCCGCACGCGCTTTTCCTTTGCCTCTGCCTGCAACCTGCTTGGCTTGACCGTGCAGGATATGGACGAGGGCAAATCGCAGATTGCCCACGGCGAAACCGTACGAGAAACCGCCAACATGGTGTCTTTTATGGCGGAAACCATCGGTATTCGTGACGACATGTTCATCGGCAAGGGCAATGCCTATATGCGCGAAGTGTCCGCTGCCCTGGAAGAGGGCTACCGCGTGGGTGTGCTGGAACAGCGCCCGACAGTCGTGGATTTGCAGTGTGATATTGACCACCCCACACAGTGCATGGCCGACATGCTGCACATCATCAACTACTATGGCGGCGTGGACAAGCTGAAGGGCAAAAAAATCGCTATGACCTGGGCATACTCTCCCTCCTACGGCAAGCCCCTTTCCGTGCCGCAGGGTGTTATCGGCCTGATGACACGTTTTGGCATGGACGTGACGCTGGCTCACCCTAAGGGCTACGATGTCATGTCCGCAGTGGAGTCCATTGCCGCTGAAAACGCCAGGGCCTCCGGCTGCACATACAAGCGCACCCATTCTATGGAAGATGCCTTTGAGGGCGCCGACATTGTCTATCCCAAAAGCTGGGCGCCGTATGCCGCCATGGAAAAACGCTCCGACCTGTACACCAAGGGCGATCAGGACGGCATTAAGAAGTTGGAGAAGGAACTGCTTGCGCAGAACACCAACTTCAAGAAATGGGAATGCACCGAAAAGCTCATGAAGAGCACCAGCAAGGGGCAGGCCCTGTACATGCACTGCCTGCCTGCCGACATTACGGGTGTTTCCTGCAAGGAAGGCGAGGTAGAGGCATCAGTATTCGACCGCTACCGCGTACCCATGTACCGCGAAGCCAGCTATAAACCCTATATCATCGCCGCCATGATCTTGCTTGCCCGCAAGGCTGACCCGGCAGACACCCTCATGCGTCTGCTTGACAGCGGCGCTCAACGCATCAAGTAA
- a CDS encoding carbamate kinase: MSGRNKNLAVIAIGGNSLISKKNKKSVEDQYDAIRVTVRHIADVIESGRQVCITHGNGPQVGFILFRSEIARKQTGMHPVPLVSCVADTQGAIGWQIQQALSNELRDRGNKAAGRVISLVTQVRVDADDLGFDAPDKYVGEFYDEAELPGLQAQHPEWVLKQDVDRGWRRVVPSPVPREIVELDAVRALLADGFNLITVGGGGIPVVTDTRNDLRGVDAVIDKDLASCLLANELKAGLFVISTGVEKVCVNFGKPDQKELFSVTAAEIRAYYDEGQFPAGSMGPKIKAALNFLDNGGEEVIITNPENMKIAMSGNGGTHIK; this comes from the coding sequence ATGAGTGGCAGAAATAAAAATCTGGCAGTTATCGCCATTGGCGGCAACTCTCTGATCAGTAAAAAAAACAAAAAAAGCGTTGAGGATCAGTACGACGCCATCCGCGTAACGGTGCGCCACATTGCCGATGTTATTGAATCAGGCCGCCAGGTCTGCATTACGCACGGCAATGGGCCGCAGGTGGGGTTTATCCTGTTTCGTAGCGAAATTGCCCGCAAGCAAACCGGTATGCACCCCGTGCCACTGGTTTCCTGTGTGGCAGATACCCAGGGCGCTATCGGCTGGCAGATACAGCAGGCGCTTTCCAACGAACTGCGCGACCGGGGCAACAAGGCCGCAGGCCGCGTGATAAGCCTGGTCACACAGGTGCGCGTGGATGCGGATGACCTCGGTTTTGACGCGCCGGACAAGTATGTAGGCGAGTTTTACGACGAGGCCGAATTGCCCGGACTTCAGGCTCAGCACCCTGAATGGGTACTCAAGCAGGATGTCGACCGTGGCTGGCGTCGCGTGGTGCCGAGTCCGGTGCCCAGGGAAATTGTGGAGCTTGACGCCGTTCGCGCTTTGCTTGCCGACGGTTTCAATCTCATCACCGTAGGCGGCGGGGGCATCCCCGTTGTTACCGACACCAGGAATGACCTGCGTGGTGTGGACGCTGTTATTGACAAGGATCTGGCCTCGTGTCTTTTAGCCAACGAACTGAAAGCCGGGCTGTTCGTGATATCAACGGGCGTGGAAAAGGTTTGCGTCAACTTTGGCAAACCTGACCAGAAGGAGCTTTTCAGCGTTACAGCTGCTGAAATACGCGCTTATTACGACGAAGGTCAGTTCCCGGCCGGCAGTATGGGTCCCAAAATCAAGGCCGCGCTTAACTTCCTTGATAACGGCGGGGAAGAAGTCATTATCACCAACCCGGAAAACATGAAGATTGCCATGTCAGGCAACGGCGGAACGCATATAAAGTAA
- a CDS encoding YgeY family selenium metabolism-linked hydrolase: MDANKINELSKKYQPRMVKFLRDMIRIPSESCQEGGVVKRIEQEMVTVGFDRVEIDKMGNVIGYLGNGSRLIAFDAHIDTVGIGERANWTFDPYEGYEDEETIGGRGGSDQEGGMASMVYGGLIMKELGLISADVTVAMVGTVQEEDCDGLCWQYLIKEHGLKPEFVVSTEPTDGGIYRGQRGRMEIRVDVRGVSCHGSAPERGDNAIFNMAHILTELEELNKRLKDDDFLGKGTLTVSQIFYSSPSRCAVADGCSISLDRRLTMGEDKDLALGQIRELPSVKKLGDKATVSMYTYDSASWTKLVYPTDCYFPTWVLPKDSVVCKAAGAAYRALFNAEPRIDKWTFSTNGVSITGMFGIPVVGFGPGKEKEAHAPNEKTWKADLVRCAALYAALPETYVRRNK; the protein is encoded by the coding sequence ATGGATGCCAACAAAATCAATGAACTGAGCAAGAAATATCAGCCACGCATGGTAAAGTTTCTGCGCGACATGATCCGCATTCCCTCTGAAAGCTGTCAGGAAGGGGGTGTTGTCAAGCGCATTGAACAGGAAATGGTAACTGTGGGTTTTGACCGCGTGGAAATTGACAAGATGGGCAATGTCATCGGCTATCTTGGCAATGGTTCCCGTCTTATTGCCTTTGACGCGCACATTGATACAGTCGGCATTGGCGAGCGCGCCAACTGGACCTTTGACCCCTATGAGGGCTACGAAGACGAGGAAACCATCGGCGGGCGCGGCGGATCGGATCAGGAAGGCGGCATGGCTTCCATGGTATACGGCGGTCTTATCATGAAGGAACTTGGCCTTATCTCGGCTGATGTTACCGTGGCAATGGTCGGCACCGTGCAGGAAGAAGACTGCGATGGTCTGTGCTGGCAATACCTCATCAAAGAACACGGCTTGAAGCCGGAATTTGTGGTCTCCACCGAGCCCACTGACGGTGGCATTTATCGCGGACAGCGCGGGCGCATGGAAATCCGCGTGGACGTGCGCGGCGTTTCCTGCCACGGCTCTGCCCCTGAGCGCGGCGACAACGCCATTTTCAACATGGCCCACATCTTGACTGAGCTGGAAGAACTGAACAAAAGGCTCAAGGACGACGATTTTCTGGGCAAGGGCACCCTTACCGTTTCCCAGATATTTTATTCCTCGCCCTCACGCTGTGCAGTGGCTGACGGCTGTTCTATCTCTCTTGATCGTCGTCTGACCATGGGCGAAGACAAGGACTTGGCGCTTGGGCAGATTCGCGAATTGCCTTCTGTCAAAAAGCTGGGCGACAAGGCTACTGTATCCATGTACACCTACGATTCCGCTTCCTGGACAAAGCTTGTCTACCCCACAGACTGCTACTTTCCCACTTGGGTGCTGCCCAAAGACTCTGTGGTGTGCAAAGCCGCCGGAGCAGCCTACCGCGCACTGTTTAATGCCGAACCGCGTATCGACAAGTGGACATTCTCCACTAACGGCGTGTCCATCACGGGTATGTTCGGCATCCCTGTTGTTGGTTTTGGACCCGGCAAGGAAAAAGAAGCCCACGCCCCCAACGAAAAAACTTGGAAGGCAGACCTTGTGCGCTGTGCCGCCCTGTACGCTGCCCTGCCTGAAACCTATGTGCGCCGGAACAAGTAG